From Kwoniella pini CBS 10737 chromosome 5, complete sequence:
tttaaaatattaAGCTAATTCTCAAAAAAATGTTTTTTCTTAATTACAGCTTTCAATCCTGCACCAGGTCGTAATGTAccaggaggaggaggaggaggaagaggaggtagaagatcttcaataacaaataatgaaaatgaaagtaATCAACCAAGATCAAAAAGACGTTATAGACCTGGTACAAGAGCTTTAATGGAAATTAGacaatatcaaaaatcaaCTGATTTGTTAATTGcaaaattacctttttcaagaGTTGTGAGTTTTGTTgttttgtttcttttttttctatttttgGGGAGGGGGGATTTAAACTTtttgaatgaagatgatttaatgGATGGTCGCACTTTCATTCTAAATTCTTAAATGAACAAATGAAAGCGACAAAGCAAGATCATTTAgtagaaagaaaaaaggaggatatttttcatttcccAATTCATAACCTGAAAATCTCCTAATCCACATAAATTAACATACTAATACCAAAATTCAGGTTAGAGAAGTagcattatcattatcttctaCAGAAGCAGGAGATTTACGTTGGCAATCTTCTGCTATAATGGCATTACAAGAAGCAGCAGAAGCTTTTTTAGTCcatttatttgaagatgcGTGAGTTCTAAAAGTTTTCCCTTATTTCTtcagaaattcaaaaatataaGGAATTATTCATAACTGATCTgtttttgaaattcatcttctcaaAATAGAAATTTATGTGCAATACATGCTAAAAGAGTTACAATCATGCAAAAAGATATACAACTTGCAAGGCGTATACGTGGACAATGGCATGGATTAGgatgatatttgatatatatatatatatatatatatatatatatatcttaaGTTGGATTTTGGATTTTATCGAAACGAACCTGATAATACCAAAGGATGATGTTTGGTAATGAATTGGATAATAAAAAGAGTAAGAGGTTTTATGAGGAATTTAGAAATGATTAATGCTTTGGAATCAAATGTTTTATGAAcgatcaatttcaatttcgtttttattcatattttggttttcttttttctcgTTTTTTTCCCCCTTTTTCTgtaattcaactttataaaaagaaatcttGAAGGGGAgatattttttatttattttcctcaaattttacttttcttttttccttttaataatgaaatgtAAGTTCATGTAGTATGTTACGACccaaaaaatgaaaatttgTAAAGATGATGCATCatattaatttaaaatgtaatactttttttctttttttttttttctttgaagaagaaatattGCAAAATCAATGATTTTTCACATTTATATACAATTGAGAATTAAGAAAAATGGTATATGATTATATTAATAAATTACACAAGTGTCTAATCAAACCAAAATGTAAAATCATACTTTCTTCACTTCGAATCctttccaccttctttgTTCATTCAGAACCCCGTGGTTTAGTCTAACTGACTTAACTGCGTTAGTTATATTAAATTCCTCAAATATAACCTAAAATCTTATCTCAATATTTCAAATATCGATTGTCACACATCACCATTACGTTGACCTATACTAATTTCACTAAAAGGTTCTTTCCAACCTCTTTTTTCAAAACAAGCAAAAACTAAATCATatccatcaaattcatatcCAATTCTATCTTTTctaataaatgattttccTAATAAATCTGTACCAAAAGATTGCCATGctttttgttcaatttccgtttctttttcctcttcttcttcttcttcttcttgttgttgttctaattcaatattattattattatcatttttatttgattgattagtTGAAACAAATAAagtaattgataatcttgaaggttcaaaaatattaacaacttttttaattaattcttttaattcaggtctttttattaaattattattatcatcagaaCAAGTTGGTAAAGGTACATTACATTCAAAAGAAGCATATGAccatccttcttcaggtgtAACATGAATTGTAAAATATCCTCCTCCTCTACCTGAATTATCAGATTCAGGTAATCCACTTCCTATTACAGCATTTGCACTATATCCACAAggatcaaatccaaatgaATCTAAAAtagtttcttcttttgaaaataatttattaattcctaattcatttgaaatttcatatCCTAATTCTAATCCTGATTTAACTGTTCCAGTctctcctcctcctccattaattatattatcattataaaattttgatcttgCATTAGGTGATAAATGAGTCATAAGTATTTCTAATGTTGTATCTTGATATTTTGTAGGTATTATCGATTGTGaagaataagaagaagaagaagctatagcattatttgataattcttgAGATGGTGATGgtaaaattaaagaagatgcaggtgaaggtaaagttgaattaggtaaattaggtACAGTATTTGGTGAAGTAAGATATAATAACCAATGATCTCTATTCATTGGTCCAACTGTATAAGCTGCTCCTGCTGTGCCTATGGGGGGGTGAATCGAAGTATTAGTATgtgtgtatatatatatatatatatcgtGCAAACTgttgtttttttcttagTTGATGTGATAAAAGAATATTACACAATTAAATAGAAATATAggaaaaaattaaattatcatcgaATCGAGGAAAATAAAACTCACCAAAAACAGTATCTAAAAATTTAACTTCATCAGTCCAATCTTTATGTGGACCTTGTTGTCTTTctggaaagaaaaaagattttcTACTATAAAAACATCTCCAAACATTTGTAAATCCACACCATTCTTTtgcaatttcaattatacgATATAATCCAAGTAAATTTAATGTAGTTCCACAAGTTTTAAGTATAACTAAATGAGGAGCAACGAAAAGTGATGATTCGCTTTTAAATTTATGATCAattagtttttttttttatagggtttaaaaaaaaaaaaaaggacTTTAACTCACGATAATAAATAAgcatctaattcattacCTTCAACAACACTTAATACTTTACATTTTACAATATCTAACATTTCTTCCCAAATATATTTAGGTATTTTTCTTAATCCTTTtaattcaacattatttctatttttatttctattcattgattcatcatcatcatcatcattattattattattattttcaatttcaatagaatttctaaattcaaatgatgtttttttaataaaatgTTGACTATTTggtaattgatcaaaagaaggtgCGAACCaaatttctaataatttttcaGGTCCTTCAAAAGGTCCAGGTGAAGTTAAAACTTCTTGTGAAGTTTCAAGAGGTAATGtcatcttttcttttttttttgcacttttttcaatatttggTCTTATACCTCATAGACCAATTTTTATGTGTTTTTATAAAATCCTTATATTCGGATTTTGCTTCAAACCAAAAATCTTTTAACCAAATTTTCGTTTTTGAAGTTTTCCGAGATTGTTATAAGAAAGGAATATATCTCGTTTTTTTACCTCTTTACGTATGAGATTCTCTGTTCCGCTATCGAACGGTATCCAACGTGATTCAGTGAATTATTAAAGGAGGGTATCTTGTTAGTCTATTGATGTATGTGTTTTCAATTTACATTCTCTCATTAACTTATTTCTTGAAATTCCAATCCACTATCATCATATAGTGTCCAAGTTCCAAAACCGAAAAAATTGTCACGTGACCCATTTCTTCAGGGTAAGGGCAAAATGAATTCGAgactttctttcctttctaAATCTGAAAGAGAGATACAAAGTATAGAAGATCATGACGTAGTGAGAAACATGCATGCTAGATTGATAACATCCCATAAGATATCAGATAAAACTTTTATACATTTAATTGTTATTCAGACATATCTCCTTCTCAGAAATGCTGCCTATGGCATATTATCAGGTCTCTCATATTCTCCCATCTTAAAATCCGATCCATATGCAATGTTATCCAATAATCGACAAGATATATTAGCGAATTTCATTCTCTTACCCTATGATACGAGATGAAGTCAACTTATCAATCACACAAggaatgataaaaatgagAAACATGCTTACAAGAGTTTCCAAAGCATTACTAaaaccttcttttttacGCAACAGATCATTGATAACTTctatatctttttcattattcaaTGTTTCACCTTGCCATTCTTGTAGGTTTGTAGGAGTTATTTTATGTAGATATTTAGTCATCAATCTACcaaagaaatgaaatagCATAGCTGAGGTGATTTCAAGACCATCTAAAAACTTATCATCAGCGaattaatcatttattaCAAATGTGAATAATTACCGAGATCAACATTTCCATCCATCTGCATATTCTGTATAATTTCCAATGCTTTACCAGTGCTTTCGATCGActtatcaaaatattcaCGTTCTGATCCAGGGGGAGCATCGATTTCCTCTTTAGCATGTAACACGCACATCACGCTGTATAGAAAATCAGCCGGCTGATCTTGCAACCATAGTTGACTTCGGTTCATGCTTCCTCTTACGACTCACGCGTGTAAAGTCATTCGAATCTCGTTTCTTGGACTTCGCTCAATACCCTCATCCGCTCGTACTGGAATGCTAGTAGACATATATCGTTTGGTCAATCTGATCAATCGAGACGTTCGTTCAGGAGTGGCCAGTCTTGAGGGCATATCGAACAGTCTAGGTGCGCATTGAGCAGGATCAGtctaattttattattgaaCTCGGAAGCCCAACGCACCTGTTAGCATGGTAAAATAACGTTATGGCTTTGCAGTGAGCAGCATGCAAGGTATCTTTTGAGCCGTCATCGTGTGAAGGAGCGGTGGTATCCATGAAGTCTGTGATAGTGCGATTATCCAATAAAGCTTCGTCCTGTTGTACAAACCAGAAGAATATCAGCTCAATGGACCCATGAGAGCAGGTGAGCTACGAACGTTATCGTAATCGTCTCTCGGCCAAGGCGTGGTGATTTCTTCGTCGTTGAATGCTGTTCCAGAGTTATAATATTAACAACCCCATCGAGCGAGGTTCCACAGGCACACTCACACGACGGCCATCCCCAACCTAATCAGCAGATAGGAGACATGAATCAGTCAAGTAGTCGCCTCAGACCACGAGAAGTCAGTTGACGAAGAACTCACCAGCCGCGCCACCTCGATCATTGGCATATGCAAACCAGCTTGGGCGACACAcaatttcagctaattCCAGTCTTAACCTCCTTTGGTGTACATCGGTAAACTCACAACAGGTTGATCCTCTCTCCTAGCTCGACTCTATCGATAGGTGGACTAACAGCGACACCTTTTCCGAGTATGACCCTCAGCTTCTTTTCCCTATCCACCCTCTCCGTTCTACCTTCTATGTTAACTTGACTGATGAATTTCTCACCAACACGACCGAGTTTATGTAATCCGGCTGCATAGACCATGCTCGTTGCTGAAGCGGATTCAGTCCACCCTTCGAAGTATCTAGCCTGTTCATAAAATCCATATGCTCGTATCGTACAAGCTGCTATTATATCTATGATTCTAGGATCAGAGTTGGTTATCGCGTTACTGATGAGTCCTTTGGCATGAGTCTGGATGAGTAGAGGTATGCTTGGTGAGTGCAAAATCTGGGAAGGTGATAGAGGTAGTAAGAATGGGATCAGGGAGAGAAGcaaagaaggatgaattGGTCTGTGCCTATTCGTTAAGCGAGATAAGAGGGTTGTAGGTGAAACAGCAGGATGGAGGACAGGAAGTGAGGGCGGACCAATATAGAGTTGAATCCTGTGGTAAATCAGA
This genomic window contains:
- a CDS encoding histone H3-like centromeric protein CSE4; amino-acid sequence: MARTVSNPTIGGGRPSNSSSTIVGGNRTSLVGEPRKMKNTARKSTGGKAPRRSGPFNPAPGRNVPGGGGGGRGGRRSSITNNENESNQPRSKRRYRPGTRALMEIRQYQKSTDLLIAKLPFSRVVREVALSLSSTEAGDLRWQSSAIMALQEAAEAFLVHLFEDANLCAIHAKRVTIMQKDIQLARRIRGQWHGLG
- a CDS encoding S-adenosylmethionine decarboxylase proenzyme, whose protein sequence is MTLPLETSQEVLTSPGPFEGPEKLLEIWFAPSFDQLPNSQHFIKKTSFEFRNSIEIENNNNNNDDDDDESMNRNKNRNNVELKGLRKIPKYIWEEMLDIVKCKVLSVVEGNELDAYLLSESSLFVAPHLVILKTCGTTLNLLGLYRIIEIAKEWCGFTNVWRCFYSRKSFFFPERQQGPHKDWTDEVKFLDTVFGTAGAAYTVGPMNRDHWLLYLTSPNTVPNLPNSTLPSPASSLILPSPSQELSNNAIASSSSYSSQSIIPTKYQDTTLEILMTHLSPNARSKFYNDNIINGGGGETGTVKSGLELGYEISNELGINKLFSKEETILDSFGFDPCGYSANAVIGSGLPESDNSGRGGGYFTIHVTPEEGWSYASFECNVPLPTCSDDNNNLIKRPELKELIKKVVNIFEPSRLSITLFVSTNQSNKNDNNNNIELEQQQEEEEEEEEKETEIEQKAWQSFGTDLLGKSFIRKDRIGYEFDGYDLVFACFEKRGWKEPFSEISIGQRNGDV